A single window of Actinoallomurus bryophytorum DNA harbors:
- a CDS encoding ATP-binding protein, producing the protein MSTLSRDELRTLFLFEKLNDEQLDWVAEKSEVEPYAADTAILREGDPATCFYVLLSGTLRMTRTVHGDELEMVRTDQRGAYCGATQFLMGMRGDQRYAASVHAVTDLEFLSLPAAEFGERFTEWFPMAAHLLEGMFLGRRNTDAVVGQRERLLALGALSAGLTHELNNPAAAAVRATSSLRERVAGMRHKLALLARNDIEPSLLEKLVDVQEMLVKQVSSAPKLTAMQASDLEDEISDWLDDHDVTDGWDLAALFVPAGITVESLEEVHEAVGEGFLNAALRWLGYAVETESLMGEIEDATTRISTLLSAAKQYSQMDRAPYQWIDVHDGIDSTLIMLTGKLSHVEVVKEYDRSLPEIPAYAGELNQVWTNLIDNAVAAMNRNGKLTITTSREGECAMVEIRDNGPGVPAEISQRIFEPFFTTKPVGEGTGLGLDISWRIVVNKHRGDLRLRSEPGDTRFQVLLPLTERDQHEETDSQSSS; encoded by the coding sequence ATGAGCACGTTGTCGCGGGACGAGCTGCGTACGCTCTTCCTCTTCGAAAAGCTGAACGACGAACAGCTGGACTGGGTCGCCGAGAAGAGCGAGGTCGAGCCGTACGCGGCCGACACGGCGATCCTGCGTGAGGGCGATCCGGCGACCTGCTTCTACGTCCTGCTGTCCGGGACGCTCCGGATGACACGCACCGTCCACGGCGACGAGCTGGAGATGGTGCGCACCGACCAGCGCGGGGCGTACTGCGGAGCCACGCAGTTCCTCATGGGCATGCGCGGAGACCAGCGGTACGCCGCCTCGGTGCACGCGGTCACCGACCTGGAGTTCCTCTCGCTGCCGGCCGCGGAGTTCGGCGAGCGGTTCACCGAGTGGTTCCCGATGGCCGCCCATCTGCTGGAGGGCATGTTCCTCGGTCGCCGCAACACGGACGCGGTGGTGGGTCAGCGCGAACGCCTGCTCGCCCTCGGCGCGCTGTCCGCCGGCCTGACCCACGAGCTGAACAACCCGGCCGCAGCGGCCGTCCGCGCGACCTCCTCGCTGCGGGAGCGCGTCGCGGGGATGCGTCACAAGCTCGCGCTCCTGGCGCGGAACGACATCGAGCCGAGCCTGCTCGAGAAGCTGGTGGACGTACAAGAGATGCTGGTCAAGCAGGTCTCCAGCGCTCCCAAGCTGACCGCGATGCAGGCCTCCGACCTCGAGGACGAGATCTCCGACTGGCTCGACGACCACGACGTCACGGACGGATGGGACCTCGCCGCGCTGTTCGTCCCGGCCGGTATCACGGTGGAAAGCCTGGAAGAGGTTCACGAGGCGGTCGGCGAGGGGTTCTTGAACGCCGCGCTTCGCTGGCTCGGGTACGCGGTGGAGACCGAGTCCCTGATGGGCGAGATCGAGGACGCCACGACGCGGATCTCGACGCTGCTCAGCGCCGCCAAGCAGTACTCCCAGATGGACCGGGCGCCGTACCAGTGGATCGACGTGCACGACGGCATCGACTCGACGTTGATCATGCTCACGGGCAAGCTGAGCCATGTCGAGGTGGTCAAGGAGTACGACCGGTCGCTGCCCGAGATCCCGGCGTACGCGGGCGAGCTCAACCAGGTCTGGACGAACCTCATCGACAACGCGGTCGCCGCGATGAACCGCAACGGCAAGCTGACCATCACCACCAGCCGCGAGGGTGAGTGCGCGATGGTCGAGATCCGCGACAACGGTCCGGGCGTACCGGCCGAGATCAGCCAGCGGATCTTCGAGCCGTTCTTCACGACCAAGCCGGTCGGCGAGGGCACCGGGCTCGGCCTGGACATCTCATGGCGGATCGTCGTCAACAAGCACCGAGGCGATCTGCGACTGCGGTCCGAGCCGGGTGACACGCGATTCCAGGTGCTCCTCCCCCTCACCGAGCGCGATCAGCATGAAGAGACGGACTCACAGTCGTCCTCGTGA
- a CDS encoding choice-of-anchor P family protein, with translation MRKHVKYGAILGALAAPVAVAAIIVPASATGGGAVSSAFGLSANGLLSVPQTPSVSSASHPNTKSLLSLPGNPLVRFSVLRTKAVPGHAEASVVDLKIAKAAISPKAVLSAKLITARCDDGAGSSRLVDVRLAGRAIQAGASPNSRITVPIEGLGGVQVTVNKQVRNPDGGVTVTALELAVQALGKSQVIDISSATCANAPAAPGEAPKPVPVPSDLPVTG, from the coding sequence ATGCGTAAACACGTGAAATACGGGGCGATCCTCGGAGCCCTCGCGGCACCGGTGGCGGTCGCGGCCATCATCGTGCCGGCCTCGGCGACCGGCGGCGGCGCCGTCTCCTCGGCGTTCGGCCTCTCGGCCAACGGGCTGCTGAGCGTTCCGCAGACCCCCTCGGTTTCCTCGGCCTCACACCCGAACACCAAGAGCCTCCTCTCGCTGCCGGGCAACCCGCTGGTGCGGTTCTCGGTCCTGCGTACGAAGGCCGTGCCCGGTCACGCGGAGGCCAGCGTCGTCGACCTCAAGATCGCCAAGGCCGCGATCAGCCCCAAGGCGGTGCTGTCCGCGAAGCTGATCACGGCCCGCTGCGACGACGGTGCCGGCTCCTCCCGGCTGGTGGACGTACGGCTGGCAGGCCGGGCCATTCAGGCGGGCGCCTCCCCGAACAGCCGCATCACCGTGCCGATCGAGGGGCTCGGCGGCGTACAGGTGACGGTCAACAAGCAGGTCCGCAACCCCGATGGCGGCGTTACGGTCACCGCGCTCGAGCTGGCGGTCCAGGCGCTGGGCAAGAGCCAGGTGATCGACATCTCCTCCGCCACGTGCGCCAACGCTCCGGCGGCGCCCGGCGAGGCTCCCAAGCCGGTTCCGGTCCCCAGCGATCTCCCGGTCACGGGCTGA